The Phyllostomus discolor isolate MPI-MPIP mPhyDis1 chromosome 4, mPhyDis1.pri.v3, whole genome shotgun sequence genome window below encodes:
- the ITPRID2 gene encoding protein ITPRID2 isoform X2, translating to MDRPLSAEAEEELEWQVASRRRKAWAKCRGSWQASETEDLSTEATTQDEDEDDEEELPDAKLPAAPARGNVPNEKIAIWLKDCRTPLGASLDEQSSSTLKGVLVRNGGSFEDDLSLGAEANQLHDTDAQIENGNILAKERRLQYHQKGRSMNSTGSGKSSGTVSSVSELLELYEEDPEEILYNLGFGRDEPDIASKIPPRFFSSSSFARGIDIKVFLSAQMQRMEVENPNYALTSRFRQIEVLTTVANAFSSLYSQVSGTPLQRIGSMSSVTSKETDSPPPLTRSNTANRLMRTLSKLNLCVDKTEKGEGSPPPPMEKGKILNVSVTEESGSKNDQKPQKVVKKKDSSYMLATVKEEVSISSASIMENADIDRLSDEANSNFNQETESEQSKETQSDDKLGEESGIMESDLGSSINMASHSELEHSSEVKTVQMSTAEKEPCAPLTIPSIRNIMVQQKDSFEMEEVQSTEGEAPHVPATYQLGLTKSKKDHLLRSASQHSDSSGFAEDPTDCVSLNHLQVHDSLQAMGSSADSCDSETTVTSFGENLATPTVHDQPYFNESEEESLIPLQKGREVAATVAEERRSDSQDIPQCETVENAGNKQSTCSAGDQVTKVSEMKEDSSPAQPEELLREASAESDVDKSVDCEFVQYTTHHILKSLASIEAKCGEKGSESVTGPPSSVDRVNTALQRAQMKICGLSNQRVGRSLIKSKDLLKKRYLLAKAGYPLRRSQSLPATLLSPVRVVSSVNVRLSPGKETRCSPPSFTYKYTPEEEQTLEKEVIEPDGQSSVKSTIFISPSSASKEEAPQREANQLEECHHRRTPPCSLYVPAPISQSTCSLYSVHSEWQERPLCEHMRTLSTRSVPNISGAACSAFTSPFGCSYSHRQAAYPSRAGSVNPPSTIEMQLRRVLHDIRNSLQNLSQYPMRGPELAAAPYSAQKSSVLPLYENTFQELQVMRRSLNLFRTQMMDLELAMLRQQTMVYHHMTEEERYEVDQLQSLRNSVRIELEDLELQLEERLLGLEEQLRARHSPFSFRPAALAGMCGSRSADNLSYSPPLNVMEPVTELMREQSYLKSELGLGEMGFEIPPGESSESVFSQATSESSSVCSSPAHANRRTGIPSSDSAHKHKAHRVPRKKVFRASVALTPTAPSRAGSVQTPPEMESSEEAGAAEESSEAVGPKPEVEEGYAKTPLTPAAEEMHKNVEQDELQQVIREIKESIVGEIRREIVSGLLAAVSSSKASNSKQDSH from the exons ATGGACCGACCCCTGTCGGCGGAGGCGGAGGAGGAACTGGAGTGGCAAGTGGCGAGTCGCAGGAGGAAGGCCTGGGCCAAGTGCCGCGGGTCCTGGCAGGCGTCGGAGACGGAGGACCTGTCCACAGAAGCGACGACGCAGGACGAGGACGAGGACGACGAGGAGGAACTCCCGGACGCGAAGCTGCCTGCGGCCCCGGCGAGAG GAAACGTGCCCAACGAGAAGATCGCGATATGGCTCAAAGACTGCCG TACCCCTTTGGGAGCCTCACTGGATGAGCAAAGCAGTAGTACACTCAAGG GTGTGCTTGTGAGAAATGGAGGAAGTTTTGAAGATGATTTGTCACTGGGAGCTGAAG CCAACCAACTTCATGACACTGATGCTCAAATTGAAAACGG TAATATCTTGGCCAAAGAGAGAAGACTACAGTACCATCAGAAAGGGAGAAGTATGAATTCCACTGGCTCTGGGAAAAGTAGTGGGACAGTCTCAAG TGTTTCAGAATTGTTGGAACTTTATGAGGAAGATCCTGAAGAAATTCTTTATAATCTTGGATTTGGACGAGATGAACCAGATATTGCTTCTAAAATTCCACCCAGATTTTTCAGTTCATCATCATTTGCCAGAGGAATAgatattaaagtatttttgagTGCTCAGATGCAACGGATGGAAGTAGAAAACCCAAATTATGCCTTAACAA GCCGTTTTCGTCAAATTGAAGTGCTTACTACAGTGGCcaatgcattttcttctttatactccCAAGTCTCTGGGACTCCTCTGCAGAGAATTGGAAGCATGTCCTCAGTAACCTCTAAGGAGACAGACTCACCTCCACCTTTAACCCGAAGTAACACTGCAAATCGCTTAATGAGAACACTATCAAAACTAAATTTATGTGTTGataaaacagagaaaggagaaggtaGTCCTCCGCCACCAATGGAAAAAGGAAAGATTCTGAATGTTTCAGTGACTGAAGAAAGTGGCAGTAAAAATGATCAAAAGCCTCAAAAAGTTGTAAAGAAGAAGGACTCATCTTATATGTTGGCTACAGTTAAAGAAGAAGTATCAATTAGTTCAGCATCTATTATGGAGAATGCTGACATTGATAGACTTTCTGATGAAGCAAACAGTAATTTTAACCAAGAAACTGAAAGTGAACAAAGTAAAGAAACTCAAAGTGATGATAAATTGGGTGAGGAATCTGGTATTATGGAATCTGACTTAGGTAGCAGTATCAACATGGCCAGCCACAGTGAGCTGGAACATAGCAGTGAGGTGAAAACTGTTCAGATGTCCACAGCTGAAAAGGAGCCATGTGCGCCCCTGACGATCCCATCCATCAGAAATATAATGGTACAACAGAAGGActcctttgaaatggaagag GTTCAAAGTACAGAGGGAGAAGCTCCTCATGTTCCAGCCACTTACCAGCTAGGTCTTACTAAGTCAAAAAAAG ATCATCTGCTACGTTCTGCGAGCCAGCATTCGGACAGCAGTGGTTTTGCTGAAGACCCCACAGACTGTGTCTCCCTTAACCATCTGCAG GTTCACGATTCCTTGCAAGCCATGGGGAGTAGTGCTGACAGTTGTGACAGTGAGACGACAGTCACTTCATTTGGGGAAAACCTTGCCACACCAACAGTACACGACCAGCCTTACTTTAATGAATCAGAGGAGGAGTCTCTCATTCCTCtccagaagggaagagaggtggCAGCAACAGTTGCTGAGGAGAGAAGGTCAGATAGCCAGGATATCCCCCAGTGTGAGACTGTGGAGAATGCAGGAAATAAGCAGTCCACCTGTAGTGCGGGCGATCAGGTTACCAAagtttctgaaatgaaagaggattCATCTCCAGCACAGCCAGAGGAACTGCTGAGGGAAGCAAGTGCTGAAAGTGACGTGGATAAAAGCGTTGACTGTGAATTTGTCCAGTATACCACACACCATATTCTTAAATCATTGGCTTCTATTGAAGCTAAATGCGGTGAAAAGGGCTCTGAAAGTGTAACTGGGCCTCCCTCTTCTGTGGACAGAGTTAATACAGCTTTGCAAAGAGCTCAAATGAAGATCTGTGGTCTGTCTAATCAAAGAGTTGGGCGTAGCTTGATAAAATCTAAAGACCTGTTAAAAAAGAGATACTTACTTGCAAAAGCTGGCTATCCTCTAAGAAGGTCTCAGTCTTTACCAGCCACCTTATTGAGCCCAGTAAGGGTTGTGTCCTCTGTCAATGTTCGATTGTCCCCAGGAAAAGAGACCAGATGCAGTCCACCTTCCTTCACCTACAAGTACACACCTGAAGAGGAACAGACATTAGAAAAAGAAGTGATTGAGCCTGATGGTCAGTCTTCAGTTAAATCCACTATTTTCATCTCTCCATCCTCTGCCAGCAAAGAAGAAGCCCCTCAGAGGGAGGCGAACCAGTTGGAGGAGTGTCATCATCGAAGGACTCCTCCTTGTTCATTGTATGTTCCGGCACCTATATCTCAGTCCACCTGCTCCCTTTACTCTGTGCACTCAGAGTGGCAGGAGCGGCCCCTGTGTGAGCACATGAGAACTCTGAGCACTCGGAGTGTCCCCAACATATCTGGCGCCGCCTGCAGTGCCTTCACCTCCCCTTTTGGGTGTTCTTACTCACATAGACAAGCTGCCTACCCTTCCCGAGCAGGTTCTGTGAACCCGCCTTCTACCATCGAAATGCAGTTACGAAGAGTATTGCATGATATTAGAAATTCACTGCAGAATCTATCACAG TACCCTATGAGAGGACCTGAGCTTGCTGCTGCTCCGTATAGTGCTCAGAAGTCATCCGTTCTACCTCTTTATGAA AATACTTTTCAGGAGCTCCAGGTAATGAGGCGGAGCCTGAATTTGTTTAGAACGCAAATGATGGATTTAGAATTGGCAATGCTGCGTCAGCAAACCATGGTTTATCATCATATGACTGAGGAGGAAAG GTATGAAGTTGACCAGCTCCAGAGTTTGCGGAATTCAGTCCGGATAGAACTTGAAGATCTGGAACTGCAGCTGGAGGAGCGGTTGCTGGGCCTGGAGGAACAGCTGCGCGCCAGGCACAGTCCTTTTTCTTTCCGCCCTGCAGCGCTGGCG ggaATGTGCGGCAGTAGAAGCGCTGATAACTTGTCGTACTCTCCTCCGTTGAATGTAATGGAGCCA GTCACTGAACTGATGCGGGAACAGTCATACCTGAAGTCTGAACTGGGCCTTGGAGAAATGGGATTTGAAATTCCTCCTGGAGAAAGCTCAGAATCTGTTTTCTCCCAAGCAACATCAGAGTCCTCTTCTGTGTGTTCTAGCCCTGCTCATGCTAATAGAAGAACTGGGATACCTTCTAGTGACTCAGCacacaaacacaaggcccacagggtACCACGCAAGAAAGTATTCCGAGCATCAGTGGCCCTGACACCAACTGCTCCTTCCAGAGCAGGCTCTGTGCAGACGCCTCCAGAAATGGAAAGTTCTGAGGAAGCTGGAGCAGCTGAAGAATCCTCAGAGGCTGTAGGACCTAAACCTGAAGTGGAAGAAGGGTATGCAAAAACCCCTTTAACTCCAGCTGCTGaagaaatgcataaaaatgtGGAGCAAGATGAGTTGCAACAAGTCATACGTGAG
- the ITPRID2 gene encoding protein ITPRID2 isoform X3 — protein MDRPLSAEAEEELEWQVASRRRKAWAKCRGSWQASETEDLSTEATTQDEDEDDEEELPDAKLPAAPARGNVPNEKIAIWLKDCRTPLGASLDEQSSSTLKGVLVRNGGSFEDDLSLGAEANQLHDTDAQIENGSNILAKERRLQYHQKGRSMNSTGSGKSSGTVSSVSELLELYEEDPEEILYNLGFGRDEPDIASKIPPRFFSSSSFARGIDIKVFLSAQMQRMEVENPNYALTSRFRQIEVLTTVANAFSSLYSQVSGTPLQRIGSMSSVTSKETDSPPPLTRSNTANRLMRTLSKLNLCVDKTEKGEGSPPPPMEKGKILNVSVTEESGSKNDQKPQKVVKKKDSSYMLATVKEEVSISSASIMENADIDRLSDEANSNFNQETESEQSKETQSDDKLGEESGIMESDLGSSINMASHSELEHSSEVKTVQMSTAEKEPCAPLTIPSIRNIMVQQKDSFEMEEVQSTEGEAPHVPATYQLGLTKSKKDHLLRSASQHSDSSGFAEDPTDCVSLNHLQVHDSLQAMGSSADSCDSETTVTSFGENLATPTVHDQPYFNESEEESLIPLQKGREVAATVAEERRSDSQDIPQCETVENAGNKQSTCSAGDQVTKVSEMKEDSSPAQPEELLREASAESDVDKSVDCEFVQYTTHHILKSLASIEAKCGEKGSESVTGPPSSVDRVNTALQRAQMKICGLSNQRVGRSLIKSKDLLKKRYLLAKAGYPLRRSQSLPATLLSPVRVVSSVNVRLSPGKETRCSPPSFTYKYTPEEEQTLEKEVIEPDGQSSVKSTIFISPSSASKEEAPQREANQLEECHHRRTPPCSLYVPAPISQSTCSLYSVHSEWQERPLCEHMRTLSTRSVPNISGAACSAFTSPFGCSYSHRQAAYPSRAGSVNPPSTIEMQLRRVLHDIRNSLQNLSQYPMRGPELAAAPYSAQKSSVLPLYENTFQELQVMRRSLNLFRTQMMDLELAMLRQQTMVYHHMTEEERYEVDQLQSLRNSVRIELEDLELQLEERLLGLEEQLRARHSPFSFRPAALAGMCGSRSADNLSYSPPLNVMEPVTELMREQSYLKSELGLGEMGFEIPPGESSESVFSQATSESSSVCSSPAHANRRTGIPSSDSAHKHKAHRVPRKKVFRASVALTPTAPSRAGSVQTPPEMESSEEAGAAEESSEAVGPKPEVEEGYAKTPLTPAAEEMHKNVEQDELQQVIREVSMDHISSVILELSMIYTGGGVISASEDTCC, from the exons ATGGACCGACCCCTGTCGGCGGAGGCGGAGGAGGAACTGGAGTGGCAAGTGGCGAGTCGCAGGAGGAAGGCCTGGGCCAAGTGCCGCGGGTCCTGGCAGGCGTCGGAGACGGAGGACCTGTCCACAGAAGCGACGACGCAGGACGAGGACGAGGACGACGAGGAGGAACTCCCGGACGCGAAGCTGCCTGCGGCCCCGGCGAGAG GAAACGTGCCCAACGAGAAGATCGCGATATGGCTCAAAGACTGCCG TACCCCTTTGGGAGCCTCACTGGATGAGCAAAGCAGTAGTACACTCAAGG GTGTGCTTGTGAGAAATGGAGGAAGTTTTGAAGATGATTTGTCACTGGGAGCTGAAG CCAACCAACTTCATGACACTGATGCTCAAATTGAAAACGG CAGTAATATCTTGGCCAAAGAGAGAAGACTACAGTACCATCAGAAAGGGAGAAGTATGAATTCCACTGGCTCTGGGAAAAGTAGTGGGACAGTCTCAAG TGTTTCAGAATTGTTGGAACTTTATGAGGAAGATCCTGAAGAAATTCTTTATAATCTTGGATTTGGACGAGATGAACCAGATATTGCTTCTAAAATTCCACCCAGATTTTTCAGTTCATCATCATTTGCCAGAGGAATAgatattaaagtatttttgagTGCTCAGATGCAACGGATGGAAGTAGAAAACCCAAATTATGCCTTAACAA GCCGTTTTCGTCAAATTGAAGTGCTTACTACAGTGGCcaatgcattttcttctttatactccCAAGTCTCTGGGACTCCTCTGCAGAGAATTGGAAGCATGTCCTCAGTAACCTCTAAGGAGACAGACTCACCTCCACCTTTAACCCGAAGTAACACTGCAAATCGCTTAATGAGAACACTATCAAAACTAAATTTATGTGTTGataaaacagagaaaggagaaggtaGTCCTCCGCCACCAATGGAAAAAGGAAAGATTCTGAATGTTTCAGTGACTGAAGAAAGTGGCAGTAAAAATGATCAAAAGCCTCAAAAAGTTGTAAAGAAGAAGGACTCATCTTATATGTTGGCTACAGTTAAAGAAGAAGTATCAATTAGTTCAGCATCTATTATGGAGAATGCTGACATTGATAGACTTTCTGATGAAGCAAACAGTAATTTTAACCAAGAAACTGAAAGTGAACAAAGTAAAGAAACTCAAAGTGATGATAAATTGGGTGAGGAATCTGGTATTATGGAATCTGACTTAGGTAGCAGTATCAACATGGCCAGCCACAGTGAGCTGGAACATAGCAGTGAGGTGAAAACTGTTCAGATGTCCACAGCTGAAAAGGAGCCATGTGCGCCCCTGACGATCCCATCCATCAGAAATATAATGGTACAACAGAAGGActcctttgaaatggaagag GTTCAAAGTACAGAGGGAGAAGCTCCTCATGTTCCAGCCACTTACCAGCTAGGTCTTACTAAGTCAAAAAAAG ATCATCTGCTACGTTCTGCGAGCCAGCATTCGGACAGCAGTGGTTTTGCTGAAGACCCCACAGACTGTGTCTCCCTTAACCATCTGCAG GTTCACGATTCCTTGCAAGCCATGGGGAGTAGTGCTGACAGTTGTGACAGTGAGACGACAGTCACTTCATTTGGGGAAAACCTTGCCACACCAACAGTACACGACCAGCCTTACTTTAATGAATCAGAGGAGGAGTCTCTCATTCCTCtccagaagggaagagaggtggCAGCAACAGTTGCTGAGGAGAGAAGGTCAGATAGCCAGGATATCCCCCAGTGTGAGACTGTGGAGAATGCAGGAAATAAGCAGTCCACCTGTAGTGCGGGCGATCAGGTTACCAAagtttctgaaatgaaagaggattCATCTCCAGCACAGCCAGAGGAACTGCTGAGGGAAGCAAGTGCTGAAAGTGACGTGGATAAAAGCGTTGACTGTGAATTTGTCCAGTATACCACACACCATATTCTTAAATCATTGGCTTCTATTGAAGCTAAATGCGGTGAAAAGGGCTCTGAAAGTGTAACTGGGCCTCCCTCTTCTGTGGACAGAGTTAATACAGCTTTGCAAAGAGCTCAAATGAAGATCTGTGGTCTGTCTAATCAAAGAGTTGGGCGTAGCTTGATAAAATCTAAAGACCTGTTAAAAAAGAGATACTTACTTGCAAAAGCTGGCTATCCTCTAAGAAGGTCTCAGTCTTTACCAGCCACCTTATTGAGCCCAGTAAGGGTTGTGTCCTCTGTCAATGTTCGATTGTCCCCAGGAAAAGAGACCAGATGCAGTCCACCTTCCTTCACCTACAAGTACACACCTGAAGAGGAACAGACATTAGAAAAAGAAGTGATTGAGCCTGATGGTCAGTCTTCAGTTAAATCCACTATTTTCATCTCTCCATCCTCTGCCAGCAAAGAAGAAGCCCCTCAGAGGGAGGCGAACCAGTTGGAGGAGTGTCATCATCGAAGGACTCCTCCTTGTTCATTGTATGTTCCGGCACCTATATCTCAGTCCACCTGCTCCCTTTACTCTGTGCACTCAGAGTGGCAGGAGCGGCCCCTGTGTGAGCACATGAGAACTCTGAGCACTCGGAGTGTCCCCAACATATCTGGCGCCGCCTGCAGTGCCTTCACCTCCCCTTTTGGGTGTTCTTACTCACATAGACAAGCTGCCTACCCTTCCCGAGCAGGTTCTGTGAACCCGCCTTCTACCATCGAAATGCAGTTACGAAGAGTATTGCATGATATTAGAAATTCACTGCAGAATCTATCACAG TACCCTATGAGAGGACCTGAGCTTGCTGCTGCTCCGTATAGTGCTCAGAAGTCATCCGTTCTACCTCTTTATGAA AATACTTTTCAGGAGCTCCAGGTAATGAGGCGGAGCCTGAATTTGTTTAGAACGCAAATGATGGATTTAGAATTGGCAATGCTGCGTCAGCAAACCATGGTTTATCATCATATGACTGAGGAGGAAAG GTATGAAGTTGACCAGCTCCAGAGTTTGCGGAATTCAGTCCGGATAGAACTTGAAGATCTGGAACTGCAGCTGGAGGAGCGGTTGCTGGGCCTGGAGGAACAGCTGCGCGCCAGGCACAGTCCTTTTTCTTTCCGCCCTGCAGCGCTGGCG ggaATGTGCGGCAGTAGAAGCGCTGATAACTTGTCGTACTCTCCTCCGTTGAATGTAATGGAGCCA GTCACTGAACTGATGCGGGAACAGTCATACCTGAAGTCTGAACTGGGCCTTGGAGAAATGGGATTTGAAATTCCTCCTGGAGAAAGCTCAGAATCTGTTTTCTCCCAAGCAACATCAGAGTCCTCTTCTGTGTGTTCTAGCCCTGCTCATGCTAATAGAAGAACTGGGATACCTTCTAGTGACTCAGCacacaaacacaaggcccacagggtACCACGCAAGAAAGTATTCCGAGCATCAGTGGCCCTGACACCAACTGCTCCTTCCAGAGCAGGCTCTGTGCAGACGCCTCCAGAAATGGAAAGTTCTGAGGAAGCTGGAGCAGCTGAAGAATCCTCAGAGGCTGTAGGACCTAAACCTGAAGTGGAAGAAGGGTATGCAAAAACCCCTTTAACTCCAGCTGCTGaagaaatgcataaaaatgtGGAGCAAGATGAGTTGCAACAAGTCATACGTGAG
- the ITPRID2 gene encoding protein ITPRID2 isoform X1 — MDRPLSAEAEEELEWQVASRRRKAWAKCRGSWQASETEDLSTEATTQDEDEDDEEELPDAKLPAAPARGNVPNEKIAIWLKDCRTPLGASLDEQSSSTLKGVLVRNGGSFEDDLSLGAEANQLHDTDAQIENGSNILAKERRLQYHQKGRSMNSTGSGKSSGTVSSVSELLELYEEDPEEILYNLGFGRDEPDIASKIPPRFFSSSSFARGIDIKVFLSAQMQRMEVENPNYALTSRFRQIEVLTTVANAFSSLYSQVSGTPLQRIGSMSSVTSKETDSPPPLTRSNTANRLMRTLSKLNLCVDKTEKGEGSPPPPMEKGKILNVSVTEESGSKNDQKPQKVVKKKDSSYMLATVKEEVSISSASIMENADIDRLSDEANSNFNQETESEQSKETQSDDKLGEESGIMESDLGSSINMASHSELEHSSEVKTVQMSTAEKEPCAPLTIPSIRNIMVQQKDSFEMEEVQSTEGEAPHVPATYQLGLTKSKKDHLLRSASQHSDSSGFAEDPTDCVSLNHLQVHDSLQAMGSSADSCDSETTVTSFGENLATPTVHDQPYFNESEEESLIPLQKGREVAATVAEERRSDSQDIPQCETVENAGNKQSTCSAGDQVTKVSEMKEDSSPAQPEELLREASAESDVDKSVDCEFVQYTTHHILKSLASIEAKCGEKGSESVTGPPSSVDRVNTALQRAQMKICGLSNQRVGRSLIKSKDLLKKRYLLAKAGYPLRRSQSLPATLLSPVRVVSSVNVRLSPGKETRCSPPSFTYKYTPEEEQTLEKEVIEPDGQSSVKSTIFISPSSASKEEAPQREANQLEECHHRRTPPCSLYVPAPISQSTCSLYSVHSEWQERPLCEHMRTLSTRSVPNISGAACSAFTSPFGCSYSHRQAAYPSRAGSVNPPSTIEMQLRRVLHDIRNSLQNLSQYPMRGPELAAAPYSAQKSSVLPLYENTFQELQVMRRSLNLFRTQMMDLELAMLRQQTMVYHHMTEEERYEVDQLQSLRNSVRIELEDLELQLEERLLGLEEQLRARHSPFSFRPAALAGMCGSRSADNLSYSPPLNVMEPVTELMREQSYLKSELGLGEMGFEIPPGESSESVFSQATSESSSVCSSPAHANRRTGIPSSDSAHKHKAHRVPRKKVFRASVALTPTAPSRAGSVQTPPEMESSEEAGAAEESSEAVGPKPEVEEGYAKTPLTPAAEEMHKNVEQDELQQVIREIKESIVGEIRREIVSGLLAAVSSSKASNSKQDSH, encoded by the exons ATGGACCGACCCCTGTCGGCGGAGGCGGAGGAGGAACTGGAGTGGCAAGTGGCGAGTCGCAGGAGGAAGGCCTGGGCCAAGTGCCGCGGGTCCTGGCAGGCGTCGGAGACGGAGGACCTGTCCACAGAAGCGACGACGCAGGACGAGGACGAGGACGACGAGGAGGAACTCCCGGACGCGAAGCTGCCTGCGGCCCCGGCGAGAG GAAACGTGCCCAACGAGAAGATCGCGATATGGCTCAAAGACTGCCG TACCCCTTTGGGAGCCTCACTGGATGAGCAAAGCAGTAGTACACTCAAGG GTGTGCTTGTGAGAAATGGAGGAAGTTTTGAAGATGATTTGTCACTGGGAGCTGAAG CCAACCAACTTCATGACACTGATGCTCAAATTGAAAACGG CAGTAATATCTTGGCCAAAGAGAGAAGACTACAGTACCATCAGAAAGGGAGAAGTATGAATTCCACTGGCTCTGGGAAAAGTAGTGGGACAGTCTCAAG TGTTTCAGAATTGTTGGAACTTTATGAGGAAGATCCTGAAGAAATTCTTTATAATCTTGGATTTGGACGAGATGAACCAGATATTGCTTCTAAAATTCCACCCAGATTTTTCAGTTCATCATCATTTGCCAGAGGAATAgatattaaagtatttttgagTGCTCAGATGCAACGGATGGAAGTAGAAAACCCAAATTATGCCTTAACAA GCCGTTTTCGTCAAATTGAAGTGCTTACTACAGTGGCcaatgcattttcttctttatactccCAAGTCTCTGGGACTCCTCTGCAGAGAATTGGAAGCATGTCCTCAGTAACCTCTAAGGAGACAGACTCACCTCCACCTTTAACCCGAAGTAACACTGCAAATCGCTTAATGAGAACACTATCAAAACTAAATTTATGTGTTGataaaacagagaaaggagaaggtaGTCCTCCGCCACCAATGGAAAAAGGAAAGATTCTGAATGTTTCAGTGACTGAAGAAAGTGGCAGTAAAAATGATCAAAAGCCTCAAAAAGTTGTAAAGAAGAAGGACTCATCTTATATGTTGGCTACAGTTAAAGAAGAAGTATCAATTAGTTCAGCATCTATTATGGAGAATGCTGACATTGATAGACTTTCTGATGAAGCAAACAGTAATTTTAACCAAGAAACTGAAAGTGAACAAAGTAAAGAAACTCAAAGTGATGATAAATTGGGTGAGGAATCTGGTATTATGGAATCTGACTTAGGTAGCAGTATCAACATGGCCAGCCACAGTGAGCTGGAACATAGCAGTGAGGTGAAAACTGTTCAGATGTCCACAGCTGAAAAGGAGCCATGTGCGCCCCTGACGATCCCATCCATCAGAAATATAATGGTACAACAGAAGGActcctttgaaatggaagag GTTCAAAGTACAGAGGGAGAAGCTCCTCATGTTCCAGCCACTTACCAGCTAGGTCTTACTAAGTCAAAAAAAG ATCATCTGCTACGTTCTGCGAGCCAGCATTCGGACAGCAGTGGTTTTGCTGAAGACCCCACAGACTGTGTCTCCCTTAACCATCTGCAG GTTCACGATTCCTTGCAAGCCATGGGGAGTAGTGCTGACAGTTGTGACAGTGAGACGACAGTCACTTCATTTGGGGAAAACCTTGCCACACCAACAGTACACGACCAGCCTTACTTTAATGAATCAGAGGAGGAGTCTCTCATTCCTCtccagaagggaagagaggtggCAGCAACAGTTGCTGAGGAGAGAAGGTCAGATAGCCAGGATATCCCCCAGTGTGAGACTGTGGAGAATGCAGGAAATAAGCAGTCCACCTGTAGTGCGGGCGATCAGGTTACCAAagtttctgaaatgaaagaggattCATCTCCAGCACAGCCAGAGGAACTGCTGAGGGAAGCAAGTGCTGAAAGTGACGTGGATAAAAGCGTTGACTGTGAATTTGTCCAGTATACCACACACCATATTCTTAAATCATTGGCTTCTATTGAAGCTAAATGCGGTGAAAAGGGCTCTGAAAGTGTAACTGGGCCTCCCTCTTCTGTGGACAGAGTTAATACAGCTTTGCAAAGAGCTCAAATGAAGATCTGTGGTCTGTCTAATCAAAGAGTTGGGCGTAGCTTGATAAAATCTAAAGACCTGTTAAAAAAGAGATACTTACTTGCAAAAGCTGGCTATCCTCTAAGAAGGTCTCAGTCTTTACCAGCCACCTTATTGAGCCCAGTAAGGGTTGTGTCCTCTGTCAATGTTCGATTGTCCCCAGGAAAAGAGACCAGATGCAGTCCACCTTCCTTCACCTACAAGTACACACCTGAAGAGGAACAGACATTAGAAAAAGAAGTGATTGAGCCTGATGGTCAGTCTTCAGTTAAATCCACTATTTTCATCTCTCCATCCTCTGCCAGCAAAGAAGAAGCCCCTCAGAGGGAGGCGAACCAGTTGGAGGAGTGTCATCATCGAAGGACTCCTCCTTGTTCATTGTATGTTCCGGCACCTATATCTCAGTCCACCTGCTCCCTTTACTCTGTGCACTCAGAGTGGCAGGAGCGGCCCCTGTGTGAGCACATGAGAACTCTGAGCACTCGGAGTGTCCCCAACATATCTGGCGCCGCCTGCAGTGCCTTCACCTCCCCTTTTGGGTGTTCTTACTCACATAGACAAGCTGCCTACCCTTCCCGAGCAGGTTCTGTGAACCCGCCTTCTACCATCGAAATGCAGTTACGAAGAGTATTGCATGATATTAGAAATTCACTGCAGAATCTATCACAG TACCCTATGAGAGGACCTGAGCTTGCTGCTGCTCCGTATAGTGCTCAGAAGTCATCCGTTCTACCTCTTTATGAA AATACTTTTCAGGAGCTCCAGGTAATGAGGCGGAGCCTGAATTTGTTTAGAACGCAAATGATGGATTTAGAATTGGCAATGCTGCGTCAGCAAACCATGGTTTATCATCATATGACTGAGGAGGAAAG GTATGAAGTTGACCAGCTCCAGAGTTTGCGGAATTCAGTCCGGATAGAACTTGAAGATCTGGAACTGCAGCTGGAGGAGCGGTTGCTGGGCCTGGAGGAACAGCTGCGCGCCAGGCACAGTCCTTTTTCTTTCCGCCCTGCAGCGCTGGCG ggaATGTGCGGCAGTAGAAGCGCTGATAACTTGTCGTACTCTCCTCCGTTGAATGTAATGGAGCCA GTCACTGAACTGATGCGGGAACAGTCATACCTGAAGTCTGAACTGGGCCTTGGAGAAATGGGATTTGAAATTCCTCCTGGAGAAAGCTCAGAATCTGTTTTCTCCCAAGCAACATCAGAGTCCTCTTCTGTGTGTTCTAGCCCTGCTCATGCTAATAGAAGAACTGGGATACCTTCTAGTGACTCAGCacacaaacacaaggcccacagggtACCACGCAAGAAAGTATTCCGAGCATCAGTGGCCCTGACACCAACTGCTCCTTCCAGAGCAGGCTCTGTGCAGACGCCTCCAGAAATGGAAAGTTCTGAGGAAGCTGGAGCAGCTGAAGAATCCTCAGAGGCTGTAGGACCTAAACCTGAAGTGGAAGAAGGGTATGCAAAAACCCCTTTAACTCCAGCTGCTGaagaaatgcataaaaatgtGGAGCAAGATGAGTTGCAACAAGTCATACGTGAG